A stretch of Lathyrus oleraceus cultivar Zhongwan6 chromosome 6, CAAS_Psat_ZW6_1.0, whole genome shotgun sequence DNA encodes these proteins:
- the LOC127096034 gene encoding ribonuclease H2 subunit A codes for MGSEAMVPEWASEPCIMGIDEAGRGPVLGPMVYGCLYCPLSYKKTLATLSFADSKTLKEEKREELFEALKGNNSIGWAVDVIDPKELSAKMLKKNKINLNEISHDSAMGLVDRVLKIGVLLTEIYTDTVGDPGKYEAKMSKNFPSIKFASID; via the exons ATGGGATCCGAAGCTATGGTTCCAGAATGGGCATCGGAGCCTTGCATAATGGGAATCGACGAAGCCGGAAGAGGTCCCGTTCTTGGTCCTATGGTCTATGGCTGTTTATACTGTCCTCTCTCCTACAAGAAAACCCTAGCTACTTTGAGTTTCGCCG ATTCTAAGACTCTGAAGGAAGAGAAGAGGGAGGAATTATTTGAAGCTTTGAAAGGCAACAATTCTATTGGATGGGCTGTTGATGTCATTGATCCAAAGGAACTCTCTGCTAAAATGCTCAAGAA GAATAAGATAAACTTGAATGAGATATCACATGACTCTGCTATGGGCCTCGTTGATAGGGTCCTCAAAATCGGAGTGCTTCTAACCGAG ATTTATACTGATACGGTCGGAGATCCAGGGAAATATGAGGCAAAAATGTCTAAAAATTTCCCATCTATCAAATTTGCTTCGATTGATTGA